The genomic region TAAAGGTGTTAAATAATTATCTAAtcgaaattatttaaaaaattttaaattttttaaattttattatttttaaattttttatattttattttaaattaaataagatgATTCACTAATTAatcattatcaaaattttatttatcattttatatcatatgAAATTGATATTTCAATGTCACATGATGACATAacatgtgatattttttactctcaatttgagataaaaataataattaatattttaattaataataattaattaattattaataataacaGTTCATTTTGTGTgatataaaagaataagaatttaattaagtataataaaaaataaaaatttatttaaaattttgaagtattatgcttttgtttttaaaaaataagatactaaaatttttttcagaAGTTTACAGCAAACAAACATGACAAAGCGGTTAGAAGTTTGATAGTAGGACGTAAGGAAATACGTCAGGTGAAGTATACTACGCATATGTGATAAGAGTAGGCCTCGGCTGTGTAATAAATTTGGTATCTTCAACTGTGTGCAACACGACATGACCCGCAACATGATTGCCCTACTATTGGTCAgggaaatttatttattattttgccCCACTGGCCAATCCTATCATCCTAATTATTCCGAATCACCAACCACTACTGCTTTAAATTTCTCTCCACAAAACCTGAAACAGAGAAACAGAGAGAGAACCAACAAACATAGTCATGGCTCGCTTGACGTTGTTGTCCTCGATCGTCCTCCTGCTTTGCTCCGCCGCCGCCGCAACAATCTTCGAGGACTCCAACCCCATCCGGATGGTTCCCGATGACCTCCGTGGCTTTGAGTCCTTTGTTCTCAGTGTCCTCGGTCACACGCGCCACGCTTTCTCCTTTGCCCGCTTTGCTTACAGGTAACCGATCATTTagttatcttaattttttcatttgtttccCAGGGAAAAAGAAGCGTGAAAATTGAGAtgaaattttggatttttcttATTGGGTTAGGCATGGGAAGACGTACGAGAGCGTGGAGGAGATGAAGCTTCGGTTTCAGATTTTTAAAGACAATTTGGATTTGATCAGATCCACTAACAAGAAGGGATTGCCTTACACTCTTGCTGTTAATCGTATGTActctctctcccttttttttattagtttgaaGTTTATGTCGGTTTATATCAGCGGCCTGACGGTGAATCAAAGGTGTCGGATTCCGGCACCTAAATGATTCGGTGATTTCTGATACTAACTATATGAGTTGACTTTCTTAAACTATGATCTGGGTTCAGTTCAGTTCAGTTCCAGTATGTTTGGTTACAGCCAATTCTAGCCTGACACTTTAGCATTAGAGAACTAAACTTACTTGGActtgatgaaagatgaaaattgTCAACAGATGATGTTGATTATTGCGCTTACGCTTGATCTTTTCAACGAAATTAgctaattttattcaatttttttttagtttatgatgaactatcttttttttccttttgttgatttttgtttattgattCAACGATGCAGAGTTTGCTGATTGGACCTGGGAAGAGTTTCAGAAACACAGGTTGGGAACTGCTCAAAACTGCTCTGCTACCACAAAGGGCAATCACCAGCTCACTGATGTCATCCTTCCTGAGTCGGTACTTTCACTAATAAAACCCTATGAGTACCAAGATTAAGAATTTTTAACTATCCTTGCATTAAAATTCATTGGATAATCTCCTACATAATGAAGCCAGCAATCACTAATGAATTCGCCATGCAACAAGTTGTAAAAGATAGTAAGGTGGAATTTGCTAAAGTACTAAGACATCGTGGATGTTCtataaagcttttttttttttcttaattgggAGAAGGGAGATTCGAACCCTGCTCTTTACGTAGGGGAtaatgcaccaaccaatgagccaaatgctcggGTGCGTGGATGTTCTATAAAGTTTCATTGGTAAAATATTAAGGTTTTTGATTTGGCTAAAGTGATACTTGGTGTTGCAGTATTTGTAATTAAGCATGTAACAAGAAATATACGAGCCAATGGCAGAAAATATATGAAGTAACAATTAGATCTGACTTAATCGGTAACACTTCTGCTAAATGATATTCTACAGAAAGACTGGAGGGAAGTGGGCATAGTCAGTCCTGTCAAAAATCAGGGCTCCTGTGGATCTTGCTGGACATTCAGGTTAGCTTTTAGTTATGATTAGAAAATGCTGCTTACCAAGCTACTAAGTTTAgcttttaattattaagttgTGACATTTTACATTTGCATGTTTCAGTACCACTGGAGCTCTTGAGGCAGCTTACCATCAGGCATTTGGGAAGGGAATCTCCCTTTCTGAGCAGCAGCTTGTTGACTGCGCCGGAGCCTTTAATAACTTTGGATGCAATGGTGGGTTGCCATCCCAAGCCTTTGaatacatcaaatataatgGTGGCCTTGATACAGAGGAGGCATACCCTTACACAGCAAAAAATGGTGAATGCAAATTCTCATCTGAAAATGTTGGGGTCCAAGTCATTGACTCTGTCAACATTACCTTGGTAAGTTCAAACACCATTTCCCTTTTGTTTCTCTGGTATCGCAGTTTATATGATCATGTGCTTGATGTCAAATATGCCTTGTTTTTGTGGGATAAAGCAGAAAATAGATGACTTTACTTGTTCATGTGGCTGAATATGACTGGTTTATATGGGTTGCCACTGGCTATTTATCATGCCTGTTTTACGTTATCAGTATATGTCTAGTTCAATTTGAGTGTTGGCTAAATCCAAACCTGACCAATGTTCAACCCCAACGAGTGTGTTTATCTCCATTGTTGGTTGCTTTTCAGTGATCCAATTCGAAACAGGTCCATTTACACATAATTGGCTATTCTAATTTGTGACCCTAGCTAAATATTGGAATTCAATTGCATCTGAAGTCATAAAGAAATGCCTTGTGAATCTAGATATATAAATTACATATATCATCTTTTGGGATTTCCTAATCTGTACAATCAAACACAGGGTGCTGAAGATGAATTAAAGCATGCAGTTGGCTTGGTTCGGCCAGTTAGTGTTGCATTTGAAGTTGTCACTAGTTTCCGATTTTACAAGAATGGGGTTTACACCAGTGACGTATGTGGTAGCACTTCCATGgtaagttattattattattgtgcTTTGGAGTTAGAGAAGCTTATTTAACTGGCAAGACAAAAAGATCTGTTGATCAATTATGTTATGAAGTTATAAAATTTCTATATGTGGCCAAATAGGTTCAGTTTGTGGTGAGGATTTCATGGCTTGATATGATTTCTTAGAAATGCAAGTAGTGCCAGCCTTCCCTGCCTTTTTAGTAGTTGTAGCAGAAATGGTTTCAAGATTGAGCTGTGAAAACAGCATAAAACCATAATGGATTCATCATTCATGACCGTGTTCTTCTAGTCAAAAGTGGATCAAATCATAGTCAAGATATGCTAATAGGATTGGCTAATGTCTACGTATGCATATAGGTGTGCATGTGTATGGTTATTCGCCATTTGGAATATGATGACAATTCTTGTATATTGTGCACATCGGTACCGCCCATCTATGTGATGGATTGATGCGTTCTTACTAACTATGGACTTACGTGGCAGGATGTGAACCACGCCGTTCTTGCAGTTGGGTATGGAGTTGAAAACGGTGTTTCATATTGGCTCATCAAGAACTCATGGGGAGAAGATTGGGGGGATGATGGCTACTTCAAGATGGAGATGGGGAAAAACATGTGTGGTAAGTCTCAAGTCTCAACCTCGTTGGATTGTTTAGTCAAAAAAAGATGCCTGGATTGAACTATGTCAAATAATTCAAATGTTGAGAATTTACTAGTCTTCAAAGACCACCCAGATTCTGAAGTTGATCATGAAGAGAAATTAGTTGATTGGATATGGTCCTATGAAAATTCTTCAATTTACAGTGAATATCTTTTCTGAATTAGGACAATAAAGCTAAGAATTCATCTGactgaaaatttgaattgtaaACAGTATACATCAAGAACTTAATTCCCTTATACATCCTCCAATTTGGTTGCAGGTGTCGCGACATGTGCATCATACCCTATTGTCGCTTGATCTGATTGAAGAACTCTATGGATTAGGTCGGTGCTTTGTGTTAGAGAAGCCGTCTAGTTATGGTCTACAAACGTTGTAGTTGGTCCATCTCAAAGGTTGAGGTTATGGCTTGATGTACAATAAGGTCTTAGACGCATACTTATAAAATGCAAACGGGTTGTACACAACAAAAGACGTAATGTAAAGTTTATCTATGAATGATCGTTGTGTAATCACTTGCAAACATTGGAAatcaatttaatatatttaatatccTTTTATATTCGCTCAAAGTAGCCACCTACTTTGCCTGCATACAGTTGGGCAGGAAAGTGTGCTTGTCTTTCTCCTTCAATATGAAGCTGGAGACATTCTTGAGAACTTTAATGCATTTACACGTGCTGTGTAGCACGATAGAGCGAAAAGGCTGGTAATGTTTGTTTGTCCAATTAATGTTTGATGGCTAAATCCCGCTTTACCCAGTTTCCCTGTCTCTTTCTCAGGGATTGCCAAATATCCAGTACTTTCTACAGCCTTTGGGACCTTACCTTCCACAAGGGCACTTTTGATGCCAAGTACAAGATCAAGAATTACTGGGTTGGATTATAAGTTAAAGTCCCCTCTCCTCTGTTTGGCGCAGTgcaaaagatatttttgttttggctAAAATTGCAAATAAATATCTTATAGACTAGACGTGCCTCcaagagtttttttttcttcaccaaaatttcagccattcatgTCTTATATAAGCCATAAATTTGAAACTCAATGCAAGCAAAACCGATGCTTTAACAGTTAGTGCcttttggagtcaaatcaacATACACTTTTGCTTCTGTTCTAACAACCATGGACAACCTATTAACAGTTACTCGCAGCAACTTCTAAGAAAGAACATATGTTTGTGTCTGTAGTGTATAAAGTTATGCCAAATGAACTACCGCCTTCGTTAATGCCGACCAAAGTAGGCCTCTGTAGTTTCCGTTCAATTTGGGGTAGATGATTGTACATTAAATCAGAAGGATgaaatttcattcattttttgaagaattttaacAAACTATACAGACTACAGACTACACATTGTATGGAGGATTTGGAATGCAAGAGaccaaaaatcaaacaatattGGATTGCTCCGAAGAAAGAAGGGAATATAAAATCTAAAACACGAAATTCATCTatctattttcctttcttttgccCAATGTATTGCTCAATTTTCCATTATCATGTTTGGAGATCTCATTGGATATGGAACACCATATTCAACTGCAAGACAAATAGCAAACCTCCGTGGTACTTTCCAACTCATTCAGCATCATGCCAGTTTTCTATAGCATCATCCAGCCTTTGAAGCCAAACATCCAATGGTGATGTTCCCCAACCAAATTCAGATTTAAGCTGCAGCAGCCTTTAATCTCTTACAGTAACCTCATATAATGGTGTAAAAGGCAAGAACAGAGTACCATTAAGGATTCCATCAATAACTTGAAAAATGCATTTTCTGCTATCCTGCAAGCCCATAGAAACAGGAAAAATGTGTTAAGAATAAAGATGAACtgtaaaaacaatgcaacttgATATAAATCCTTCAAGCACTCCAAATAAGGTTTAACAACAGATGCTCTAATATTAAACATACAACACTTTCAGTATGATCCTGAACACAACAGAATTCATATCCCCCAAGGGCTGTGAACCTGACCTCCATCCCCTGATGAATAATCTCCAGGACATTGAGCTAACTATTCAGATTTTATCAATTGATGCAAAAAGGTTGAAATAATTTGCCAATCTACTACTTTGTCTTCTATATAGCATTTACTGGTTATTAAGTTGCAGCACAATTGATCTTAAAGGGACTAGAAATCAGATTATATCAGCATCGCACTTTATTGACATCATCATTACTACTACGCCCAACATGTAGATGCAGatatctgaaaaaaaaaaagggggatAAGTTTCAAATTTACCACTACTTTGAGTGATAGATCAAATGTATCATTCATCTTTGAACAGGTGCAATTTCACCACTGTAGTTTGTAGCTTGGTTCAAAAGTGGTCAAAAGTTAATGGTAAAAGAATATTCtgttagaaaataaaagaatattcaactttttaaactatttttgaACCAAATTAGAAAGTAAAGTGGTCAAATTACACCTATTCAAGGACGAGTGCTAGATTTGATCCATTACTAGAGTGGTAAATTTGAACCTtaacccaaaaaagaaaaaaaccttCTCCTGCTACAAGGATCACATTATATTCCCCTTTGATAACAGTCAGCCCATGtatgatttaaaaatataatactaAAATCAATGAGCTTTGttgatcaaaaagaaaaagaaaattagtatATTAGTATACTGCTAAGAAAACTGTTAGACTGCCGAGTGATTAAATTGTACTGTTGCAATAATTCTGCACAAACTATGTTTCTATTCGTTCTTCATCATAATTATATGGGGGTgctacaaaataaaatttcacaGAGATCCTCTGACCGAGTCTATTGTaaacattaaatattaatatagaATTCTACACCAAGTACATCCAAAGTCATTATCCATAAGAATAAATCACATGGCCCCTCAGGACTAAAAGATTCAGCAGTATTTTCCTATGTTGTCATAAAGAACCTTAACACAACCAATTTAATACATTTACTAATACATATGTACGACAATAAGATACATCCACAATGCAAATTCTGGAACACCAAGGTTGCCATAGAGGTAAAGCCCCAAAAGAAGTGATCTGATTGTGTTCTTCTACATATATAGAGCATCATTTgcattatttataaatattactTCCAACCTTATGACATACAGAACAAATAACCAAGTGACTCGATGACGGAAGTACATTTCAATTTAAGAGAACAGAAAAGCTAATACAAGTAACCTTGCAGGAAGCAAGACAATAACATACAATTTCATGAAGATCGAACGGAACCAGTGCCAATTTAGAAGTATGTTAATTGAAGTTCATGATCtgagaaataaaaaacaaagacaaaGAACTCACTGAAGGCAAGCCAGTTTGTGCTTCAAGCTGGATATGCTTAATTGGATATTTGATGCATGATGAAGAGCCTTCTCAACATTTCGGAATGACACCAAGTTCAATGATGGCAAGCTTTTCTCTTAAGCAGCCACAGGCACACCTCTGTTTATCTTCAAAGGAGAATTGTTCTCCAAGAGTGATGAACCCAACTTCATGTCCTGTGATGCCATTTTTGTAATGCAGGAGGCTTCGCTAGGCATCCCAGCCTTCAAAAGGcaagaaattaaagaatttacaGTAACATCATCTGGGGTACAACCAACTGATaacattttattgaaaatgcTAATTGCTTCAAACATTCTTCCTTTCATACAGTGTCCTATAATGAGAATGGTAAATGTCACTTTATCAGGATGACATTGCTTCTCTTCCATCTCTGCTACTATCAGATTGGCCTCATCCAAATTTCCAGCCTTGCAAAACCCATCAATCACAGGGTTGAAGATAAATGGTTTTGGAACAATATTCCTACACTGCAACTCCCTCAAAAATCCGCGAGCCTCATGTAGTCTATTTTCCTTGCATAGAGCATTAATAGTAATAGCAAAGGTATAAACATTTGGAGATAAGTCTCTCCCTTTCATTGTATTCCACAGCTGCAAACTCTGGTTTACATCTCCAATTCGACAGTAGCCATCAATCAAGGAAGTGAACGTCACAACATCAGCAATGCAACCAAAAGAAGCCATCTGCACATACATGGATTTAGCAGAAACCATATCACCAACCTTGCCAAAGCCATCAATCAGAACATTAAAAGTGACAACAGTAGGCACAGTTCCTGAACTAATCATCTCATGGAAAAGTGCAGATGCCTCGTCCATCTTACCCAACTTGCAATAACCAGATATGACCGATGTATAAGTCACAACATCTGGTAAGCAATCATCTCTTGATTGAACTTGGTTCAATAACTTGTGTCCTCTATCTACCTCATTAACCTTACATAACCCATTTATAATGGTGTTATATGTAACAATATCAGGAAAACAACCAAAACTCCCCATATCATTAAAAAGCTCAAAAGCCTGATCCACTTTCCCTACTCTGCACAGACCTCGAATTAGAATATTAAATGTCCATGCGTCTGGGTAAAAATTTGATCTTAAATTCTCTTTATATAAGCTAACAGCCTCCTCTAGTTTATTTTGCTTAACCATCATATTCAACAAGTTGTTTAACGCAAAAATACTGATCACTACTTCATCAGACTGAACATCAGCAAGCAATTTCTTTGCCATACCAAACTCACTTGCCCTCCCAAAAGACGAAATCATAAATCCTAAAATAGTAGTATCAGGCAAATGCCCATCAATCCTCATATAATCAAACACTAATTTAGCCGAATCATGTAGACCCATATGACTAAATGACCTCATAAGCAAATTATAAGTCCAAAAAGAATGAgcaatattaaaattcaccCTACTGAACTCGAGAAACTTCAAACCTAATGCTGGATTGTTTAACCATTTAACAActtcaaattcaattaaagGAGTCAAATTCTTGCTCAGATAACTCAAACAGCTATCATCTAAAGGCTGTGAATAAACAAAGAGAGTGCACACAACCTTAACGAACCAAGCCTCGTGCTTTTGGATTGTCTTTACCTCTTTATTGCCTTGCGGGTGAGATCCTCCGTGAAATTGAATGTGAAAATGAGGAATGAAGACCTTGGAGGCGGCTCGAACCCTTGAGGCACGAGTTGTAAATGAAAATAGGGTCATCTGTAACCCCAAGCCATTTCTAGGCTTAACTAAATACCCAAAAATCTCTACttgaaaatgaccaaattttttattgggCACCCCAGATTCAAAGTTGAGTTTTTGATTGAACTCTCTACTCTTCATGGGGATGGTGAGGAATCCAAGAACGATACCATAGCAAAACGCCCCGCAGCTCAAACTAATAGCTAATACAAAACTAACCCAGCAACAAGCTAAAACCCCAGATAAATCTCAACTATTCAATAACTAAAATAGATCACTGGATGATCACTGAGCAATGGGAAGATCGACATTGAGAACCAAAAATGGATTATGAAAGAAATCTGATACTAAgataaaaggaagaaaaatattttagagttGTTTGATGGAAATCAAAAAGCTGTGATGCCTGCAAAGAAATGGCAGTACTAGGGTTTTCCGTGTGGCTTTTGGAGATGTTGGCATTGTTTTGGGCGCTGGCTTACCGCCCTGTCAAGATAGACCAAACTGGTCACCGTCTCGAGAAACAAGGCAAGAGTCCAAAGGCTTGGCCTTTTGTCTTCTGAAATTTAGACCTATTGAGGCCCACTCTGTCCATTATGTAACGGGTTGACCCAAGACACAAGCAAGTTTAGGCCGCTGGGCTGACAAAGTGGACGTTGGGGCTGtaatattttcttcaaaaaaaaaagagaaaaaaaccaAGAGCAAGTAAGGACGTTCGTTATAGCAATGGGTcttgaccaaaaaaaaaaaaaactcagaTGAAATCTGTATCAATCCAGCTTTGTTTCACTGAAAACAGAGTAATTTGAAAAGGTTGAACTTTTTAATAGAGAGAAAGAGGTGGAAGATGTCTAGTGAGAGGCACGCTTCTTCCAACTCCGCATCTCCACAAGAAACCGCTATGTAAGCTTTCAAtccttcatttttcattttatttagttgCATTTTTGTcggttttttattttcattttgtttgacAATTCTGATACTTgaaacaattttaaatttgttccGTAAACTGAATGATGTCTTATTTAGTTGGATTCTTGGTTTTACCGTATACAATTGCCAATAATTAGTAATTACGCGCGTTTAGTTTAGAATTTGGAGTAGCATTTTTCGATATTTCACTGTAGGgatcaaaattttgttgattttaacGTGATCTGAGGGTAATTTTTACTCTAATTAGTAATGGAAAAATTGACATTTTGTGCCATTTATAGGTTCCTTGATATACTGCATGAGGCGCCGTTATTTGGTCACCGGAAACCAAGGAGTATCGTTGGCGGTGTTTTTTACTGTTTCATACTGGCAAGTTGAAGTTCATTGCTAGTTTTATATCAAATAATGAGACTTCCTTTTAATTCGTGATTAGGCAAACTCTGatagtttttcaaatttttaggCAGGTTATGCAATTTTGGCTGCAGCGGCTCCTTGGATATTTAGGCCTATAGAGAATTTCGTCTTACCATTGCTTTGTAGCTGCGATGTTGTTCTTCTAATAGTCACAGGTATCTTGATTTGCTTTGGGTACTTGCTTCTGGATGTGTACCATCCTTGGGGTGCTTCATAGACTCATATATGATTGAAGACAATATTCCTTATACCTTAGTTTAGTATAGAATGCATGCAGTGCTTAACAAGGACTTAAGTGCATTGCTAACTGTTAAGTTCTTTTTTGGATCTTACAGGCATTTTTCAACAATATCTGGTTTATCAAGTCCAGAAGATACGTCTACAGGTAACTTCATTGATTACTCCAACCTGGTCCTAACTGACATTTTATAGAAACCATTAAATGGTCTTGTGTTTTGTAGGGTTATTATAGTTTCAGCCAGAAGTTGAAGCATATTGTCCGTCTACCATTTGCCATTACTGCATACGGTGAGTTTATATTTGTGTATCTGTGACTGGCAGCACTTGATCCTCATAAGGGGTTTTTATCTCAATCATAAATGGACCTATTCAGGTGTATACTTTCCACTGAaccaattattttgattccAGAGTCATCATCTTGTCCTACCTTGTAGGATATAGTAATCCCCTTTATCCCCAAGAATGATAGTGTCTTACATCTATGGAACCTTTTCAGTTGGAAATAATGTTACAGTTATAACCACACTTGTATCTCTTATGATGTGGTATTAATTTTATAGTTAGTGACCAGTTCTTTCTGTCACATCTTCATTATTGTTGCATTAGGAACTGCTGCAATGATGCTCGTCATGGTGTGGAAAACCTACATTAGTATTCTTTCCACATCTGTCATTCTCAGGTACTCTACCACTTATCAATAATTCCAACCTCGTTCTTCTTTTTCGTGCTTAAGGTATATTTCGTATGCTTCTTTAAGTATTTattcttaataatttttagcCTTAATCATGTTTGTGAAAgaaatattgatttttatcCCATCATTGTGATTTTATCAGCTTTCAGAAATGTTTGCTTCTCGAAATGTTTGTGATTTATGAGTCCTGGATGCTCATTCTGCATTGTTTAGTTTTACATTACAATTTGAATTGGAACTTCTGATGTTATTGATTGCTGGGACTGTTAGGTTAATTCAGAGATTAATATGAATGgtagtaatattttaagttctttctttattttgattcaaaactGAACATCCCTTGTTACTCTATTGAGCTACATATCATTGACAATACTCCACTTGATTCACTTGATTTGCAGGATTATTATGTTGGTTGAAGCAGTATGTTCTGGGTTCTTTATGAGTGTGTATATCGGTAAGCTCACATACATGTGTAGAAGCATTTGAGGAATTAGACTAAATAATGTATGCTTATTATTTAGGTTTTTTCAGTTATTTCCGATTAGGTGCTTGT from Theobroma cacao cultivar B97-61/B2 chromosome 9, Criollo_cocoa_genome_V2, whole genome shotgun sequence harbors:
- the LOC18588277 gene encoding thiol protease aleurain, whose amino-acid sequence is MARLTLLSSIVLLLCSAAAATIFEDSNPIRMVPDDLRGFESFVLSVLGHTRHAFSFARFAYRHGKTYESVEEMKLRFQIFKDNLDLIRSTNKKGLPYTLAVNQFADWTWEEFQKHRLGTAQNCSATTKGNHQLTDVILPESKDWREVGIVSPVKNQGSCGSCWTFSTTGALEAAYHQAFGKGISLSEQQLVDCAGAFNNFGCNGGLPSQAFEYIKYNGGLDTEEAYPYTAKNGECKFSSENVGVQVIDSVNITLGAEDELKHAVGLVRPVSVAFEVVTSFRFYKNGVYTSDVCGSTSMDVNHAVLAVGYGVENGVSYWLIKNSWGEDWGDDGYFKMEMGKNMCGVATCASYPIVA
- the LOC18588278 gene encoding pentatricopeptide repeat-containing protein At2g06000, whose translation is MKSREFNQKLNFESGVPNKKFGHFQVEIFGYLVKPRNGLGLQMTLFSFTTRASRVRAASKVFIPHFHIQFHGGSHPQGNKEVKTIQKHEAWFVKVVCTLFVYSQPLDDSCLSYLSKNLTPLIEFEVVKWLNNPALGLKFLEFSRVNFNIAHSFWTYNLLMRSFSHMGLHDSAKLVFDYMRIDGHLPDTTILGFMISSFGRASEFGMAKKLLADVQSDEVVISIFALNNLLNMMVKQNKLEEAVSLYKENLRSNFYPDAWTFNILIRGLCRVGKVDQAFELFNDMGSFGCFPDIVTYNTIINGLCKVNEVDRGHKLLNQVQSRDDCLPDVVTYTSVISGYCKLGKMDEASALFHEMISSGTVPTVVTFNVLIDGFGKVGDMVSAKSMYVQMASFGCIADVVTFTSLIDGYCRIGDVNQSLQLWNTMKGRDLSPNVYTFAITINALCKENRLHEARGFLRELQCRNIVPKPFIFNPVIDGFCKAGNLDEANLIVAEMEEKQCHPDKVTFTILIIGHCMKGRMFEAISIFNKMLSVGCTPDDVTVNSLISCLLKAGMPSEASCITKMASQDMKLGSSLLENNSPLKINRGVPVAA